Genomic segment of Rhodococcus sp. W8901:
GGACATCCTCCAGGGGTCGGTTCTTCGTGACGATTCTCCACCGGTTGTGTCGAAATCGGCGCGTCGCGCACGTCGTGTTGACGAAAGTGGGGTGAAGGGCCCCGCATCGTCGGAAGGAGACGACATGTACTACCTGGCATTGCTGGCAGCGGAGGAGGACGGTCGCACCTCGATCCCGGGCACCGATGAGCACAAGGCGTCGATGGCGCGGCACCAGGAGTTCTGGACCAAGGCGCAGGAGGCCGTTGCCGGTGGCGGGCTGTATCCCTCCAGTGAGGGAGCGGCCATTCGGCACGACGGCGGACGCACCCTCGTCGCCGACGGCCCGTTCACCGACGCCGCCGAGGTCGTGCGCGGGTACTACGTGTTCGACGCCGCCGACCTCGACGCCGCGCTGAGCCTGGTGCGGCAGATCCCCGAGGTCTCGACCGGGCACGTGGAGCTGTGGCCGATGGTGTTCTGGAATTCGGTGGACGAACCGAATGACACGTGGTGGGCTGCGCTGCTGCGTGAACCTCTCGGGTCCGCCAACGAACCGGGGTCGGCCGAGTGGGACGCGCGCGTGGCCGAACATCAGCGGTTCGGCGAGATCGCGGGCGACCGGATCAAGGGTTCCGGGGCGCTGTATCAGCCGGCGTCGGCAACGACCGTACGACTGCGCGACGGGGAAATGCTGCTGACGGACGGGCCGTTCACCGAGGCCAACGAGATCGCGAACGGTCTCTACGTGCTGTCCGCGCCCGATCAGGAGACCGCGGTGGCGCTGGCCTCGCAGATCCCGCTCGGGCCCAAGGGGTGCGTCGAACTCCGGCAGATCGTCGCCGAGTGAGCGCATGACCTCCGAGGCGGCGACGGTGGCACTGACGCGCGTGTTCCGGGAGGAATCCGGGCGGGCGCTGGCCACCGTCGCCCGACTGGTCGGGGACATCGAGATCGCCGAGGACGCGGTGCAGGATGCGTTCACGGAGGCGCTGCGGACGTGGCCCGTCGACGGCGCCCCGCAAACCGGGGGCATGGATCACGACGGTCGCCCGGAACCGCGCGATCGACCGGCTGCGGCTGATCTTCACGTGTTGCCATCCGGCGTTGTCCGCACCGTCACAGGTGGCGCTGACGCTGCGGCTGGTGTGTGGGCTGACCACGCCCGCGCGTTCATGCAGCCGGGGCCCACCGTCGGGCAGCGGCTGAGTCGGGCGAAGGCGAAGATCCGGACCGCGGGCATCCCACTGCGGGTGCCGTCCGACGGCCTGCTCCCCGAACGTCTGCCCGCCGTGCTCGCATGCGTCTATCTCGTTTTCACGGAAGGGTATTCGGCCACCGCAGGTGATGCGAGCGTGCGCGGCGAGCTGTGTGACGAGTCGCTGCGGCTCGGTCGTCTGCTGTGTGAACTGATGCCCGACGCGCCGGAGGTCTGGGGGCTCACGTCCCTGATGTGCCTGCAGGACAGTCGCCGCCGCGCACGCGTCGACAGTTCCGGCGAAGCCGTTCCGCTCGACGAGCAGGACCGTGGCCGATGGGATCGGTCTCGGATCTCGGAAGGATTGGCGCGCTTGATCGTTGCCCGCGCGGGCGGTGGCGGGCGCTATACCGTCGAGGCCTCCATCGCCGCGGCACACGCCGTCGCTCCCACCTTCGCCGATACCGACTGGTCTGCGATCGTCGCCGCCTACGACCGTCTCCTCGGGTTCGGACAATCCCCCGCCGTGCAACTGAATCGGGCTGTCGCAGTGAGATTTCGGGATGGGCCCGAGGCCGGAATCGTCGCGGTGGACGAGATCGGGGGAGTGGGTGCGGCCGGGTTCGATCACACGGTGGCCGCGGTGCGCGCCGACCTGCTGCGCCGCTCCGGCCGGCGCCGAGACGCCGTCGCCGAGTATCGGCGCGCGGCGTCCTCGGCGCGGACCGCGTCGTCGCGACGATTCCTCGAACGGCGCCTCGCCGAACTCGGCGAGATGTGACCACCGTCTCGTTCCGGAAGGGTTGACGATGGGTTGACATGGCGCGGACGCCTCTGCCA
This window contains:
- a CDS encoding YciI family protein, whose protein sequence is MYYLALLAAEEDGRTSIPGTDEHKASMARHQEFWTKAQEAVAGGGLYPSSEGAAIRHDGGRTLVADGPFTDAAEVVRGYYVFDAADLDAALSLVRQIPEVSTGHVELWPMVFWNSVDEPNDTWWAALLREPLGSANEPGSAEWDARVAEHQRFGEIAGDRIKGSGALYQPASATTVRLRDGEMLLTDGPFTEANEIANGLYVLSAPDQETAVALASQIPLGPKGCVELRQIVAE